From a single Streptomyces liliifuscus genomic region:
- a CDS encoding alpha-L-rhamnosidase, with product MSRIPGGALSRRQVVGTAAVSAAGLALPTVPGLTQEAYADEEGDRHGARVTGLAVDGREDNPLGVDDPAPRLSWRVAGVGAGWTQAAYRIRAARTERDLDRGRLLWDSGKVRSSAQTDVAWHGPAPSSRDRIVWQVRAWSTKGDPTPWSPPASWELGLLKRSDWGRARWIEYPGRTVDQPLPVFARAFRVDRRRGKIVRARLYLSGVGLHVTRLNGRPVTDEVLAPGNSNYQLSTEYRVFDVTGLIRDGDNTLGVELGHGTALVTRSVTNPTTGRTAPYSWWQSQFKGSGSLLAPAARGATTIKVNNVANYHVGGTVNIDTGDGGERLESRTITAIGTAGADGTGITFEPALASGHESGAAVTGSGNPLASTDPSAGAAVTPRLIARLELTKDDGTVETVVSDRSWKTALGPTTTANWYSGSDYDARREQPAWTAPGADLRASARRRDGTAMGWADAGIAPPPNRTTELVWRVAEPLKVVDTLRPVSVKQPQPGVWVFDFGQNFAGWPLLRLDGSLPAGTTVKLYPAESLNADGTVNQASIMGGGAARGTNVFAAYTTYGDKRGERWHPQFHYFGMQWLQVTGLPADYVPTRDTVTGLQIHADVPSAGSLRTSDDRINRIHRMARYSIMSNTMSTFTDCPGREKLAYPADYVQPFGSLHRTFGYAAYLRTMQRHLVEGQSRAGDNIGNVALKAPVYDWGYTGRFGDEINWGNGIVLVPWLSYETYGDTQTMRRYYPQMQAFLNYIRTKKAGTGADAYIVDAALADWIASENTSGRITGTWGYHQIADRMARMAALIGRDGDASEYRNLAANIKDAFNDAFYNEALGRYTAAGDQSSAGATQAAQALALDEGLVPESERERVLDALVELVRAHQPFGGGPHFSGGTIGLAPIVKALHEGGRDDVLWEVLQEDTRPSYGYFMAPTTANPGGLTTIPEQWDMGNSKNHMILLQIEEWFHSGLAGIRQARGTAGYRELVIDPRPVGGLTHVEGSYRTPCGVVSAQWTRKNGRFRLDVELPPNTTAEVRVPAGGGTVQAAGDGAAFRGMRGDRAVYVVASGRHTFTARDTA from the coding sequence ATGTCCCGCATACCGGGCGGAGCGTTGAGCCGTAGACAGGTGGTCGGCACCGCGGCCGTCTCCGCGGCAGGACTGGCGCTGCCCACCGTCCCCGGCCTCACTCAGGAGGCCTACGCCGACGAGGAGGGCGACAGACACGGAGCGAGGGTCACCGGTCTCGCCGTCGACGGACGCGAGGACAACCCGCTCGGCGTCGACGACCCCGCCCCGCGCCTGAGTTGGCGGGTCGCGGGTGTCGGCGCGGGATGGACTCAGGCCGCCTACCGGATCCGCGCGGCGCGCACTGAGCGGGATCTCGACAGGGGCCGTCTGCTGTGGGACAGCGGCAAGGTCCGCTCCTCGGCCCAGACCGACGTGGCATGGCACGGTCCCGCACCGTCCTCGCGCGACCGGATCGTCTGGCAGGTGCGGGCGTGGAGCACCAAGGGCGACCCGACACCGTGGAGCCCTCCCGCCTCATGGGAGTTGGGGCTCCTCAAGCGCTCCGACTGGGGCAGGGCCCGGTGGATCGAGTACCCGGGCCGAACCGTCGACCAGCCACTGCCGGTGTTCGCCCGCGCCTTCCGGGTGGACAGGCGTAGGGGGAAGATCGTCAGGGCGAGGCTGTATTTGTCCGGTGTCGGACTGCACGTGACCCGGCTCAACGGCAGGCCCGTCACCGACGAGGTGCTCGCCCCGGGCAACTCCAACTACCAACTCTCCACCGAGTACCGGGTCTTCGACGTCACCGGCCTCATCCGCGACGGCGACAACACCCTGGGCGTCGAACTTGGCCACGGCACAGCGCTGGTGACCCGGTCCGTCACGAATCCCACGACCGGCCGCACCGCCCCGTACAGCTGGTGGCAGAGTCAGTTCAAGGGCAGCGGGAGCCTCCTCGCACCCGCCGCCCGTGGCGCCACCACCATCAAGGTCAACAACGTGGCCAACTACCACGTCGGCGGCACCGTCAACATCGACACGGGCGACGGCGGCGAGCGCCTGGAGTCACGCACGATCACCGCGATCGGCACCGCGGGCGCCGACGGCACCGGCATCACCTTCGAGCCCGCACTGGCCTCCGGACACGAGAGCGGTGCCGCCGTCACCGGCTCCGGCAACCCGCTCGCGAGCACCGATCCCAGCGCGGGCGCCGCCGTCACACCACGTCTGATCGCCCGCCTGGAACTCACGAAGGACGACGGCACGGTCGAGACCGTGGTCAGCGACCGCTCCTGGAAGACGGCTCTCGGCCCGACCACCACCGCCAACTGGTACTCCGGATCCGACTACGACGCACGCCGCGAGCAGCCCGCCTGGACCGCCCCCGGCGCAGACCTCCGTGCATCGGCGAGACGGCGGGACGGTACGGCAATGGGCTGGGCCGACGCCGGAATCGCTCCGCCACCCAATCGCACCACCGAGCTGGTGTGGCGCGTGGCCGAGCCGCTCAAGGTCGTCGACACACTGCGTCCGGTCAGCGTCAAGCAGCCGCAGCCCGGCGTGTGGGTCTTCGACTTCGGGCAGAACTTCGCCGGCTGGCCACTGCTCCGGCTCGACGGCTCCCTCCCGGCCGGCACCACCGTCAAGCTGTACCCCGCCGAGTCGCTGAACGCCGACGGCACCGTCAATCAGGCGTCCATCATGGGTGGTGGCGCCGCCCGTGGTACCAACGTGTTCGCCGCCTACACGACGTACGGCGACAAACGAGGCGAGCGGTGGCACCCGCAGTTCCACTACTTCGGCATGCAGTGGCTGCAGGTGACCGGCCTGCCCGCGGACTACGTACCGACCCGGGACACGGTCACCGGCCTGCAGATCCACGCGGACGTGCCGTCCGCCGGTTCCCTGCGGACCTCCGACGACCGGATCAACCGCATTCACCGCATGGCCCGTTACTCGATCATGAGCAACACCATGTCCACCTTCACGGACTGCCCCGGCCGCGAGAAGCTCGCCTATCCCGCCGACTACGTGCAGCCCTTCGGCTCCCTGCACCGCACCTTCGGATACGCGGCCTACCTGCGCACCATGCAGCGCCACCTCGTGGAGGGGCAGTCCAGGGCGGGCGACAACATCGGCAACGTGGCGCTCAAGGCCCCGGTGTACGACTGGGGTTACACCGGCCGGTTCGGCGACGAGATCAACTGGGGCAACGGCATCGTCCTGGTGCCCTGGCTGTCGTACGAGACGTACGGCGACACGCAGACGATGCGCCGCTACTACCCCCAGATGCAGGCCTTCCTCAACTACATCAGGACGAAGAAGGCCGGCACAGGAGCAGACGCCTACATCGTGGACGCGGCCCTGGCCGACTGGATCGCCAGTGAGAACACCTCGGGCCGCATCACCGGAACCTGGGGCTACCACCAGATCGCCGACCGCATGGCCCGGATGGCAGCGCTGATCGGGCGCGACGGGGACGCGTCCGAGTACCGCAACCTCGCTGCCAACATCAAGGACGCGTTCAACGACGCCTTCTACAACGAGGCGCTCGGCCGCTACACCGCCGCGGGTGACCAGAGCAGTGCCGGGGCGACCCAGGCCGCGCAGGCGCTCGCGCTGGACGAAGGCCTGGTACCGGAGAGCGAACGCGAGAGGGTTCTCGACGCACTCGTGGAACTCGTCCGCGCCCACCAGCCGTTCGGCGGCGGACCGCATTTCAGCGGCGGCACCATCGGTCTCGCGCCGATCGTCAAGGCCCTGCACGAGGGTGGCCGCGACGACGTCCTCTGGGAAGTCCTCCAGGAGGACACCCGACCGAGCTACGGCTACTTCATGGCACCCACCACCGCCAATCCCGGCGGCCTCACGACCATCCCCGAGCAGTGGGACATGGGCAACTCCAAGAACCACATGATCCTGCTGCAGATCGAGGAGTGGTTCCACAGCGGACTGGCAGGCATTCGCCAGGCACGTGGTACGGCCGGCTACCGCGAACTGGTGATCGACCCTCGACCGGTCGGCGGACTCACCCATGTCGAGGGCAGCTACCGCACCCCGTGCGGCGTGGTGTCCGCGCAATGGACCCGTAAGAACGGCAGGTTCCGACTCGACGTGGAGCTCCCGCCCAACACGACGGCGGAAGTCCGGGTGCCCGCGGGGGGTGGCACAGTCCAGGCGGCCGGAGACGGCGCGGCGTTCCGGGGAATGCGAGGCGACCGAGCCGTCTACGTCGTCGCCTCGGGCAGGCACACGTTCACCGCCCGCGACACCGCGTAG
- a CDS encoding ABC transporter substrate-binding protein has protein sequence MKTRIPTVLPAVVTAGALLAACSGGTEAGDSGGGGSKTLTLASVDQGSVEDVVKAFEKANPGVKVRYTTSGADQYQQQIRTQLSSGTAPDVMSVWPGNGNPGATYVLAKPGYLRDLSDQPWAAKMPDAIKSVAQYEGKTYNAIFGQNGIGAVYNQQALEKAGLTPPDTWKDLLEFCRAAKAKGTPAFALGNQDNWVTQLVQYALVATTVYGDDRDFDKKMQAGQATFAQSPWTTALDKYLTMERTGCFQKNPLGTNYEASQGLAATGKTLGIVQGNWVIALLKGKNPKGTFTFKALPATDDPSATIVPAAAGAGYGVNAKAKNKDLALKFVNFVMSPEGMNLFVKKQGGLPSLPDTGYAVDPSLTELSKFITEDRTVPFMDQLWPNPKVQQTMLSGLQEIFSDQSTPEKVLKEMDADYKAGS, from the coding sequence CCGGTGGCGGTGGTTCCAAGACCCTGACGCTGGCCTCGGTCGACCAGGGCTCGGTCGAGGACGTCGTCAAGGCTTTCGAGAAGGCCAACCCGGGCGTCAAGGTCCGCTACACCACCAGCGGCGCCGACCAGTACCAGCAGCAGATCCGGACCCAGTTGTCCTCGGGCACCGCACCCGACGTGATGTCGGTCTGGCCCGGCAACGGCAACCCCGGCGCCACCTACGTCCTCGCCAAGCCCGGCTACCTGCGTGACCTCTCGGACCAGCCATGGGCCGCCAAGATGCCCGACGCGATCAAGAGCGTCGCCCAGTACGAGGGAAAGACCTACAACGCCATCTTCGGGCAGAACGGCATCGGCGCGGTCTACAACCAACAGGCACTGGAGAAGGCCGGTCTCACGCCCCCGGACACCTGGAAGGACCTCCTGGAGTTCTGCCGGGCCGCGAAAGCCAAGGGAACCCCCGCCTTCGCACTGGGCAACCAGGACAACTGGGTGACCCAACTCGTCCAGTACGCGCTGGTCGCCACGACCGTCTACGGCGACGACCGCGACTTCGACAAGAAGATGCAGGCCGGCCAGGCCACCTTCGCACAGTCGCCGTGGACCACCGCCCTGGACAAGTACCTGACGATGGAGAGGACCGGCTGCTTCCAGAAGAACCCACTGGGCACCAACTACGAAGCCAGCCAAGGCCTCGCCGCCACCGGCAAGACGCTCGGCATCGTCCAGGGCAACTGGGTGATCGCCCTCCTCAAGGGAAAGAACCCGAAGGGCACGTTCACGTTCAAGGCGCTGCCGGCGACCGACGACCCGTCCGCGACGATCGTCCCGGCCGCGGCGGGTGCGGGCTACGGAGTGAACGCCAAGGCGAAGAACAAGGACCTCGCGCTGAAGTTCGTGAACTTCGTGATGTCTCCCGAAGGCATGAACCTGTTCGTCAAGAAGCAGGGCGGTCTGCCCTCCCTGCCCGACACAGGCTATGCGGTCGACCCGTCCCTGACCGAACTGTCCAAGTTCATCACGGAGGACCGCACGGTGCCGTTCATGGACCAGCTCTGGCCCAACCCCAAGGTGCAGCAGACCATGCTCAGCGGCCTCCAGGAGATCTTCAGCGACCAGTCCACGCCGGAAAAGGTCCTCAAGGAAATGGATGCCGACTACAAGGCCGGGAGCTGA